One Yoonia sp. BS5-3 genomic window carries:
- the ruvA gene encoding Holliday junction branch migration protein RuvA codes for MIGKIAGRLEYRSTDHVLIDVRGVGYIVYVSDRVMAGLPANGEAVALYTDLLVREDNLQLFGFTTLIEKEWHRLLMSVQGIGAKASMAILGTIGAEGVSRAIALGDWSAIAKAKGVGPKTAQRVAIELKDKAPNVMAMTGAEPEADDVIETEAPAPVRRASPPKANPAQAEALSALGNLGYAPGDAAAAVAEAIGAEPDMDTAGLIRAALKLLAPKG; via the coding sequence ATGATTGGCAAAATCGCAGGCCGTCTGGAATATCGCAGCACCGATCATGTCCTGATCGATGTGCGCGGCGTTGGCTATATTGTCTATGTTTCGGACCGTGTCATGGCAGGCTTGCCTGCCAATGGTGAGGCGGTCGCCCTTTATACCGATTTGCTGGTCCGCGAGGATAATCTGCAGCTATTCGGTTTTACGACCTTGATCGAGAAGGAGTGGCACCGTTTGCTGATGTCCGTCCAGGGCATTGGGGCCAAAGCCTCAATGGCCATATTGGGTACGATTGGCGCCGAAGGCGTCAGCCGTGCCATTGCTTTGGGCGATTGGAGCGCCATTGCCAAGGCCAAAGGTGTTGGCCCCAAGACCGCGCAACGTGTTGCGATTGAGCTAAAGGATAAGGCCCCCAATGTCATGGCCATGACAGGCGCAGAGCCGGAGGCGGATGACGTGATCGAAACAGAGGCTCCGGCCCCTGTTCGCCGTGCGTCCCCCCCAAAAGCGAACCCGGCGCAGGCCGAAGCCCTGTCTGCCTTGGGCAATCTGGGTTATGCCCCCGGTGATGCCGCCGCCGCCGTTGCCGAGGCGATTGGCGCAGAGCCTGATATGGATACTGCCGGTTTGATTCGCGCGGCCTTGAAGTTATTGGCCCCGAAAGGGTAG
- the tolB gene encoding Tol-Pal system beta propeller repeat protein TolB, translating into MMKRILAVLLVLVLAVPAMAQNGPLRLTITDGVIEPITFAVPNFEAENAQAQQVASDLSRLVVQDLAGTGLFREVPSTAFISQISSFAQPVAFADWRAVNAQALIVGAVTVSGQQLVVKFRLYDVFSGQELGDGLQFAGTVAGWRRMGHKVADAVYSRITGEGGYFDSRVVFVSESGPKDNRLKRLAIMDYDGANLQFLTDSSAIVLAPRFSPNGDRVLYTSFESGFPRINVLNVANVGRQQLQTAPGDMAFSPRFSRDGRSVIYSLSNGGNTDIYRTDLNSGQHVRLTSAPSIETAPSLSPDGSQIVFESDRSGTQQLYIMSANGGEARRISFGEGRYGTPVWSPRGDLVAFTKQNAGRFHIGVMRTDGSEERLLTASFLDEGPTWSPNGRVIMFSRETQGAGGTSTMYSVDISGRNLKAVPVQGGASDPSWGPLQP; encoded by the coding sequence ATGATGAAACGTATTTTGGCAGTCTTGTTGGTTTTGGTACTAGCTGTACCGGCCATGGCGCAAAACGGTCCCTTGCGGCTGACGATCACCGATGGTGTGATCGAACCCATCACCTTTGCGGTCCCTAATTTCGAGGCTGAGAATGCGCAGGCCCAGCAGGTGGCGTCGGACCTGTCCCGTCTTGTGGTCCAGGATCTGGCTGGCACTGGCCTGTTCCGCGAGGTGCCCTCAACGGCCTTCATTTCGCAGATCAGCTCATTCGCGCAGCCTGTCGCCTTTGCCGATTGGCGCGCGGTGAATGCACAGGCTTTGATTGTTGGCGCTGTCACTGTGAGCGGTCAGCAATTGGTCGTGAAGTTCCGCCTTTATGACGTGTTCTCGGGCCAGGAGCTGGGCGATGGTTTGCAGTTTGCCGGCACTGTCGCGGGCTGGCGTCGGATGGGTCACAAGGTGGCCGATGCCGTCTACAGCCGTATCACCGGCGAGGGCGGCTATTTTGACAGCCGCGTCGTCTTTGTGTCTGAAAGTGGCCCCAAGGATAACCGTCTGAAGCGCTTGGCCATCATGGACTATGACGGCGCAAACCTGCAATTTCTGACCGATAGCAGTGCCATCGTCCTGGCCCCGCGCTTTTCGCCCAATGGTGACCGGGTCCTATATACCAGCTTTGAGAGCGGCTTCCCCCGGATCAATGTGCTGAATGTCGCCAATGTGGGCCGTCAGCAATTGCAGACTGCCCCGGGTGATATGGCCTTCAGCCCCCGCTTTTCCCGCGATGGTCGATCAGTGATCTACAGCCTGTCCAATGGCGGCAATACCGATATCTATCGCACCGATCTGAATTCTGGCCAGCATGTGCGCCTGACCTCGGCCCCATCGATTGAGACCGCGCCCAGCCTGTCCCCCGATGGCAGCCAGATCGTTTTTGAAAGCGACCGGTCCGGCACACAGCAGCTTTATATCATGTCTGCCAATGGTGGTGAGGCCCGTCGCATTTCCTTTGGCGAGGGCCGTTATGGCACCCCCGTCTGGTCCCCGCGCGGCGACCTTGTTGCCTTTACCAAACAAAATGCGGGCCGGTTCCATATTGGCGTGATGCGCACCGATGGGTCAGAAGAGCGTTTGCTGACAGCATCGTTTCTGGATGAGGGCCCGACATGGTCCCCCAATGGCCGGGTGATCATGTTCAGTCGCGAAACCCAAGGCGCGGGCGGGACATCAACCATGTATTCGGTTGATATCTCGGGGCGTAACCTGAAGGCTGTACCGGTTCAGGGCGGTGCCTCTGACCCTTCATGGGGTCCGTTGCAACCGTAA
- the ybgF gene encoding tol-pal system protein YbgF — translation MHRLALVCALLMAPLPSIAQEETLADIRQQLTVLYVDVQRLRRELSTTGGLNSGVTGSTPLDRLNAIEAELQRLTSKSEELEFRVNRITVDGTNRIGDLEFRLCELEANCDISQLGETPSLGGGDLTTGVPAVAPPATTGGPSVAIGEQSDIERAQEALAAGDFRGAADQLAAFSQTYPGSPLAADASYLRGEALEGLGDMTDAARAYLEAFSGDPTGPKAPDALFKLGTSLGAIGQTQDACLTLAEVNVRFPGNPAVADAQFAMQNLGCQ, via the coding sequence ATGCACCGTCTAGCCCTTGTCTGCGCCCTGTTGATGGCCCCTTTGCCCAGCATCGCGCAGGAGGAAACCCTTGCCGATATTCGCCAGCAGCTGACCGTTCTATACGTTGACGTCCAGCGCCTGCGCCGCGAGTTATCGACAACAGGAGGGCTGAATTCCGGTGTGACTGGCAGTACCCCATTGGATCGGCTGAACGCGATTGAAGCGGAATTGCAGCGTCTGACTTCAAAATCAGAAGAGCTTGAGTTTCGCGTCAATCGTATCACCGTGGATGGCACCAACCGCATTGGCGACCTGGAGTTTCGCCTTTGCGAGCTTGAGGCCAATTGCGACATCAGTCAGCTTGGCGAAACCCCATCCCTTGGTGGCGGCGATCTGACCACTGGCGTTCCGGCGGTTGCCCCTCCTGCGACCACTGGCGGCCCATCCGTCGCCATTGGCGAGCAAAGCGATATCGAGCGGGCGCAGGAGGCGCTCGCTGCCGGTGACTTTCGTGGGGCTGCGGACCAGCTTGCGGCCTTTAGCCAGACCTACCCGGGTAGCCCGCTAGCCGCCGATGCCAGCTATTTGCGCGGCGAGGCCCTGGAAGGTCTTGGCGATATGACAGATGCCGCCCGTGCCTATCTCGAAGCGTTTTCAGGTGATCCGACAGGCCCCAAGGCCCCAGATGCTTTGTTCAAGCTTGGCACGTCCCTTGGCGCTATTGGCCAGACCCAGGATGCTTGCCTGACTTTGGCTGAAGTGAATGTCCGCTTTCCCGGCAATCCCGCTGTGGCGGATGCGCAGTTTGCGATGCAAAACCTGGGATGCCAGTAA
- the ruvC gene encoding crossover junction endodeoxyribonuclease RuvC, with protein sequence MRVLGIDPGLRNMGWGVIDVSGPRLSHVANGICRSAGDDLAVRLLSLHDQLTDIIATHRPDVAAVEQTFVNKDGAGTLKLGQARGIAMLVPAQAGLPIGEYAPNAVKKAVVGVGHAEKAQILHMVKLQLPGVQVAGPDAADALAIAICHAHHAQSAGTLAQALAKATA encoded by the coding sequence ATGCGTGTTTTGGGGATTGATCCCGGTCTGCGCAATATGGGCTGGGGGGTCATTGATGTGTCAGGCCCGCGTCTGAGCCATGTTGCCAATGGCATTTGCCGCTCAGCCGGGGATGATCTGGCGGTTCGGCTTTTGTCATTGCATGATCAATTGACCGATATTATTGCCACCCATCGCCCGGATGTCGCTGCTGTTGAGCAAACCTTTGTCAATAAGGATGGTGCGGGTACGCTGAAGCTGGGCCAGGCCCGGGGCATTGCCATGCTGGTCCCCGCCCAGGCGGGTTTGCCCATTGGCGAATATGCCCCCAATGCGGTCAAAAAGGCTGTGGTCGGCGTTGGCCATGCCGAGAAGGCCCAGATCCTGCATATGGTCAAGCTGCAGCTTCCTGGTGTTCAGGTTGCTGGCCCGGATGCGGCTGACGCCTTGGCGATTGCCATTTGTCACGCCCATCACGCCCAATCTGCCGGCACATTGGCCCAAGCTTTGGCAAAGGCAACCGCATGA
- the ruvB gene encoding Holliday junction branch migration DNA helicase RuvB has translation MSDIDPMMRPDPQPEDADRALRPQTLDEFIGQRDARANLKVFIESARRRGEAMDHALFHGPPGLGKTTLAQIMARELGVNFRMTSGPVLAKAGDLAAILTNLEARDVLFIDEIHRLNPAVEEVLYPALEDFELDLVIGEGPAARTVRIELQPFTLVGATTRMGLLTTPLRDRFGIPTRLEFYTEDELHQIVTRGARLMGAPASDDGAAEIAKRARGTPRIAGRLLRRVVDFAIVEGDGTVTQAIADRALTRLGVDHLGLDNADRRYLRLIAESYGGGPVGVETISAALSESRDSLEDVIEPYLLQKGLIQRTPRGRMLAQAAWTHLGLAAPKPQSDLFG, from the coding sequence ATGAGTGATATCGATCCGATGATGCGCCCCGACCCGCAGCCTGAGGATGCGGATCGTGCGCTGCGTCCGCAGACTTTGGATGAGTTTATTGGTCAGCGCGATGCTCGTGCCAATCTGAAGGTCTTTATCGAAAGCGCGCGCCGCCGGGGTGAGGCGATGGATCATGCGCTGTTTCATGGCCCGCCCGGTTTGGGCAAGACCACGCTGGCCCAGATCATGGCCCGCGAATTGGGCGTGAACTTCCGTATGACCTCGGGGCCTGTGCTTGCCAAGGCGGGAGATTTGGCAGCGATTCTAACCAATCTGGAAGCCCGTGATGTGCTTTTCATTGATGAAATCCACCGCTTGAACCCTGCGGTGGAAGAGGTGCTGTATCCCGCGCTGGAAGATTTTGAGCTGGATTTGGTCATCGGTGAAGGCCCAGCAGCCCGCACGGTTCGGATCGAGTTGCAGCCCTTTACCCTTGTGGGGGCCACTACCCGGATGGGTTTGCTGACCACCCCTTTGCGGGATCGCTTTGGTATTCCGACCCGGCTTGAGTTTTACACCGAAGACGAGTTGCATCAAATCGTCACGCGCGGCGCGCGGTTGATGGGGGCGCCTGCCTCGGATGATGGGGCCGCAGAGATTGCAAAGCGTGCCCGCGGCACCCCGCGGATTGCGGGCCGTCTTTTGCGCCGGGTTGTGGATTTTGCGATTGTCGAAGGGGATGGCACAGTAACGCAGGCCATTGCAGACCGCGCGCTGACCCGGTTGGGTGTCGATCATTTAGGGCTGGATAATGCTGATCGCCGGTATTTGCGTTTGATTGCTGAAAGCTATGGTGGCGGGCCAGTGGGCGTTGAGACCATCTCGGCGGCTTTGTCGGAAAGCCGCGATAGTCTTGAAGATGTGATCGAGCCCTACCTGCTGCAGAAAGGGTTGATCCAACGCACGCCTCGTGGCCGGATGCTGGCGCAGGCGGCTTGGACACATTTGGGGTTAGCAGCGCCAAAACCACAGAGTGATTTGTTTGGGTAG
- the ybgC gene encoding tol-pal system-associated acyl-CoA thioesterase encodes MIHQFPIRVYYEDTDLAGIVYYANYLKFIERARSEWVREMGIDQVQMKAEGLVFAVRRVEADYLIPAKFDDELLVETAMEEGSGVRLVVRQDVKRGPDLLFSAIVTIICMNETGSVMRLPAAIRRPMH; translated from the coding sequence ATGATCCATCAGTTTCCTATTCGCGTCTATTATGAAGACACTGATCTGGCGGGCATTGTCTATTATGCCAATTATCTGAAGTTCATCGAGCGTGCCCGTAGTGAATGGGTCCGCGAGATGGGGATTGATCAGGTTCAGATGAAGGCGGAGGGTCTTGTCTTTGCCGTCCGCCGTGTTGAGGCGGATTATCTGATACCTGCGAAGTTTGATGATGAATTGCTGGTCGAGACGGCCATGGAAGAAGGCTCTGGCGTGCGGCTGGTCGTCCGGCAGGATGTCAAACGCGGCCCGGATCTGCTGTTTTCTGCCATTGTCACCATCATTTGCATGAACGAAACGGGCTCAGTCATGCGTCTTCCGGCGGCAATTCGCCGTCCTATGCACTAA
- a CDS encoding DUF1127 domain-containing protein: MAAFDTTRPSTGHSAGHFTSFFGSAFATVASWNDARITRKTLSKLTARELDDIGLSRGDIAEVARRTSR; encoded by the coding sequence ATGGCCGCTTTTGACACAACCCGCCCTTCGACCGGCCACTCCGCCGGTCACTTCACATCGTTTTTCGGATCAGCTTTTGCGACCGTCGCAAGCTGGAATGACGCCCGCATCACACGCAAAACTTTGTCGAAACTGACAGCCCGCGAATTGGACGATATCGGCCTTAGTCGCGGCGACATCGCAGAGGTTGCACGCCGGACAAGCCGCTAG
- a CDS encoding ExbD/TolR family protein, whose product MGAGVMNGGGGGDGGRRGRRRSRRTQPMSEINITPFVDVMLVLLIIFMVAAPLSVVGVPVELPQSAADPLSGDEEEPLTVTITLEGAVMIQETETAQDELVARLTAIAAERDSNKIFLRADGRNNWNRVAEIMGLLNAAGFSDIGLVTDVATPAGSGG is encoded by the coding sequence ATGGGCGCCGGTGTCATGAATGGTGGCGGTGGCGGAGATGGCGGCAGACGTGGTCGCCGCCGGTCCCGCCGGACCCAGCCGATGTCCGAGATCAACATCACGCCCTTTGTGGATGTGATGTTGGTTTTGCTGATTATCTTTATGGTCGCCGCCCCTTTGTCCGTCGTCGGCGTTCCGGTTGAGCTGCCCCAATCTGCCGCTGACCCTTTGTCCGGTGATGAAGAAGAGCCATTGACAGTGACCATCACGCTTGAAGGTGCTGTCATGATCCAAGAGACCGAGACCGCCCAGGATGAGCTGGTGGCCCGGCTTACGGCCATTGCCGCCGAGCGTGACAGCAACAAGATTTTCCTGCGCGCTGATGGCCGCAATAACTGGAACCGTGTCGCCGAGATTATGGGTCTGCTGAATGCGGCGGGCTTCTCGGATATTGGTTTGGTCACGGATGTTGCGACGCCTGCAGGTTCTGGCGGGTAA
- the tolQ gene encoding protein TolQ, translating into MEVAHDFTMWALFARATITVKIVMIMLIVASVWCWAVIIDKTLQYRKARAEAGVFDRAFWSGEPLDGLFHKIGTDPDGPSEKIFVAGMTEWQRSHKEDGDLIANATSRIDRSMDVAISKEASRLQKGLPVLATVGSTAPFVGLFGTVWGIMNAFIEIAEAQTTNLAVVAPGIAEALLATGLGLLAAIPAVIYYNKLSADSSHILSGYEAFADEFATILSRQLDS; encoded by the coding sequence ATGGAAGTAGCACACGACTTCACCATGTGGGCGCTATTCGCGCGCGCAACCATTACCGTAAAAATCGTCATGATCATGCTGATCGTCGCATCCGTTTGGTGCTGGGCCGTGATCATCGACAAGACCCTTCAATATCGCAAAGCCCGTGCTGAGGCGGGTGTTTTTGATCGCGCATTCTGGTCGGGTGAGCCGCTTGATGGCTTGTTTCACAAGATCGGCACGGACCCTGACGGCCCGTCCGAAAAGATTTTCGTCGCGGGCATGACCGAATGGCAGCGTTCCCACAAAGAGGATGGCGATTTGATTGCCAATGCCACCTCGCGCATTGACCGTTCGATGGATGTGGCGATTTCCAAAGAGGCCTCGCGCCTGCAAAAAGGGCTGCCTGTGCTGGCCACGGTCGGTTCAACCGCCCCTTTCGTGGGTCTTTTTGGGACCGTTTGGGGCATTATGAATGCTTTTATCGAGATCGCTGAGGCGCAGACCACCAATCTGGCTGTTGTTGCCCCGGGCATCGCCGAGGCCTTGCTGGCCACTGGTTTGGGTCTGCTTGCCGCTATTCCGGCCGTGATTTATTACAACAAGCTTTCAGCAGATAGCAGCCATATCCTGAGCGGGTATGAAGCTTTTGCTGATGAGTTCGCCACGATCCTTAGCCGCCAGTTGGATAGCTGA
- the tilS gene encoding tRNA lysidine(34) synthetase TilS codes for MPVTGTPPSDPDDAPLLQVACDAFSPDLPPKIAVAVSGGGDSMALLHLYLRLARAQNTQIAAVTVDHGLRPEAADEAAMVARFCARHDISHTILKWDGWDRTGNLMAAARAARYRLIAGWAASQSIADVVLGHTLDDLAETFLMRLARKSGPAGLAAMDTRFIRHGITWTRPLAAQSRADLRAYLRRHDIAWADDPTNEDDRFDRIRARNALDVLAPLGVTVPVLGAVSAAMGQASDALHHYARIESRRYVVQDRCDLVLRLGLTGPLPTEIKRRLWAAAIQWVNGADYPPRQAAFADVIDGLTTDGARTVAGCLITRKGDDWRVARELQAVQGQSCATTDLWDSRWQMDGPHAPALQVRPLGEGIRDCPDWRDAGLPRASLMATPAIWRDQALISAPMAGLSAGWTAQIIADFHSSAFAH; via the coding sequence ATGCCAGTAACGGGCACGCCCCCTTCCGACCCAGATGATGCGCCATTGCTGCAAGTTGCCTGCGATGCGTTTTCCCCTGATTTGCCGCCCAAAATTGCCGTTGCCGTTTCTGGCGGCGGCGATTCAATGGCGCTGTTGCATCTGTATCTGCGGCTTGCCCGGGCCCAGAATACACAAATTGCAGCGGTCACCGTCGATCATGGATTACGCCCTGAAGCTGCCGATGAGGCCGCCATGGTGGCCCGGTTCTGCGCCCGGCATGACATTTCACACACTATCTTGAAATGGGATGGGTGGGACCGGACCGGCAATCTGATGGCTGCTGCCCGCGCTGCCCGTTACCGTTTGATTGCTGGCTGGGCTGCATCGCAGAGCATAGCAGATGTTGTGCTTGGCCATACCCTAGATGATCTGGCCGAAACCTTTCTGATGCGCTTGGCCCGGAAATCCGGCCCCGCTGGTCTTGCTGCTATGGATACGCGTTTTATCCGTCATGGCATTACCTGGACCCGCCCCCTGGCTGCGCAGTCCCGTGCCGACTTGCGTGCCTATCTGCGCCGCCATGACATTGCATGGGCCGATGATCCCACGAATGAAGATGACCGTTTCGACCGTATTCGCGCCCGCAACGCGTTGGACGTGCTGGCCCCTTTGGGGGTCACTGTTCCGGTCCTTGGGGCCGTGAGCGCCGCGATGGGACAGGCGAGTGATGCTTTGCATCATTACGCCCGCATCGAATCGCGCCGTTATGTTGTGCAGGATCGCTGTGATCTTGTCCTGCGTTTGGGACTGACCGGTCCGCTACCGACCGAAATCAAACGCAGGCTTTGGGCCGCTGCGATCCAATGGGTGAATGGCGCGGACTATCCCCCCCGGCAGGCCGCCTTTGCGGATGTGATTGATGGTCTAACAACCGATGGCGCGCGCACAGTGGCTGGCTGTTTGATTACCCGCAAAGGCGATGACTGGCGTGTCGCCCGCGAATTGCAGGCCGTCCAAGGACAGAGCTGTGCAACAACAGATCTATGGGACAGCCGTTGGCAGATGGATGGCCCCCATGCCCCCGCATTGCAGGTGCGCCCGTTGGGCGAGGGGATACGCGATTGCCCTGATTGGCGGGACGCCGGGTTGCCGCGTGCGTCATTGATGGCGACCCCTGCCATCTGGCGTGATCAGGCGTTAATTTCGGCCCCGATGGCCGGATTATCGGCAGGATGGACAGCGCAGATTATCGCGGATTTTCATTCATCGGCGTTTGCGCATTGA
- the pal gene encoding peptidoglycan-associated lipoprotein Pal has product MNIFKKAAVALLILATAACTNPDRFGGGAGGADGAAGAAGLNGAAAGSAGDPASPLYFNQTIGDRVLFVVDSSTISDQGKTILDGQAQWLLANADYRAVIEGHADEQGTREYNLALGNRRANAVREYLVSRGVPAARLQTTSFGKERPIEVCSNESCYAKNRRAVTVLSFSAITS; this is encoded by the coding sequence ATGAACATCTTTAAAAAGGCGGCGGTTGCCCTTTTGATTCTGGCCACAGCGGCCTGTACCAACCCTGACCGTTTTGGCGGCGGTGCTGGCGGCGCGGATGGCGCGGCGGGTGCTGCAGGCCTGAATGGCGCAGCTGCCGGATCAGCCGGTGATCCAGCAAGCCCTCTTTATTTCAACCAGACTATTGGTGACCGCGTTCTCTTTGTCGTTGATTCCTCGACGATTTCTGATCAGGGCAAGACAATTCTTGATGGTCAGGCCCAATGGCTTTTGGCCAATGCCGATTATCGCGCTGTCATCGAAGGCCACGCCGATGAGCAGGGCACACGCGAATATAACCTGGCCTTGGGCAATCGCCGCGCCAATGCCGTGCGCGAATATCTGGTGTCACGCGGCGTGCCAGCCGCCCGTTTGCAGACCACCAGCTTTGGCAAGGAACGCCCGATCGAAGTTTGTTCGAACGAAAGTTGCTATGCCAAGAACCGCCGGGCTGTTACGGTACTTTCATTCTCGGCTATCACAAGCTGA
- a CDS encoding energy transducer TonB, with protein sequence MRTTGTTVSAIGHAGLIGWLILGWGFDAEPLEFSTTTVTVISGEEFEQAQAASTPDPGAADPATPTPPEVDVTPPSAPAAQEPPDPTPLPDPVEPPAEDTPPPSAPVPPAPADVSDDLPIEPPAPVTPPPTPDVEISDRPTPRPAERITSQPNDPPPPDASVDDIVRESVAPDDDAPADIVAEEQDPTAPEASAPEIAIADEEPSTVLETSMRPQVRPSRPEPPAPEQVAEVADTQEPVEPTEPDTNAADAAAEALAEALAEATAEPAAEAPAADPGPPMSGAERDSFRIAVNGCWNVDPGSVASRVTVEVGFNLDRNGLVQGDVRLISSNGDQASTNTAFEAARRAILRCQSGGYQLPAEKYEQWKEVVITFDPSGMRLR encoded by the coding sequence ATGCGCACGACCGGCACCACAGTTTCTGCAATTGGCCATGCCGGGTTGATCGGTTGGTTGATCTTGGGCTGGGGCTTTGACGCCGAGCCGTTGGAGTTTTCGACAACCACGGTCACGGTGATCAGTGGTGAAGAATTTGAACAGGCCCAAGCCGCAAGCACCCCGGACCCCGGCGCTGCGGACCCGGCCACACCGACCCCGCCCGAAGTTGACGTAACGCCACCATCCGCACCTGCTGCTCAGGAGCCGCCGGACCCAACCCCGCTGCCTGATCCGGTTGAGCCTCCGGCCGAGGACACACCGCCACCGTCTGCCCCTGTGCCGCCAGCACCCGCAGATGTGAGTGACGATCTGCCGATTGAACCACCGGCCCCCGTCACTCCGCCGCCAACGCCCGATGTTGAGATCTCTGATCGCCCGACCCCACGGCCGGCTGAACGTATAACGTCGCAGCCCAACGACCCGCCGCCGCCGGACGCGAGCGTGGATGATATCGTGCGCGAATCTGTCGCGCCAGATGACGACGCCCCTGCGGATATTGTCGCGGAAGAGCAGGACCCAACCGCGCCTGAAGCCAGTGCGCCTGAGATCGCTATTGCTGACGAAGAGCCGTCAACCGTGCTTGAGACATCAATGCGCCCGCAAGTCCGCCCGTCCCGCCCAGAGCCACCTGCGCCTGAGCAGGTGGCAGAGGTTGCAGACACTCAGGAACCGGTTGAACCTACTGAGCCAGACACCAACGCGGCGGATGCGGCCGCAGAGGCATTGGCAGAGGCATTGGCCGAGGCCACGGCTGAGCCGGCGGCAGAGGCACCTGCAGCCGATCCCGGTCCCCCGATGTCCGGTGCCGAGCGTGACAGTTTCCGGATTGCTGTGAACGGTTGTTGGAATGTTGACCCCGGATCAGTTGCTTCCCGGGTGACTGTGGAGGTTGGGTTTAATCTGGACCGCAATGGCCTTGTCCAAGGTGATGTACGCTTGATTTCATCAAACGGAGATCAAGCTTCTACAAATACAGCCTTTGAGGCGGCGCGGCGGGCCATCCTGCGCTGTCAGTCTGGCGGTTATCAGCTGCCTGCGGAAAAGTATGAGCAATGGAAAGAAGTCGTTATCACATTCGATCCAAGTGGGATGAGGCTGCGGTGA